Below is a genomic region from Deinococcus koreensis.
GCACCCTGTCGTCCTCCCGACAGACGAGAATGCCGATCCCGCCTTCCCGTCCTCACCGTATTTTCCCTGCAGGCCGCGCCCCGGTGTTCCCCCGAAGGCGCGGCCTGCTGCCGGGTCGGGCCTTCAGGCGAGACGGGCGACCCGGCGCCCGGCCACCGCCGCCAGCAGCTCCCTCACCACCCGCTCGCCGCTCTCCACGCCGCCCTCCATGTAGCCCTGCGCGTCAATGGACGTGTGCTCGCCGCAGAAGTGCAGACCGCCGACCGCCTCGGCCTCGGCGCCCGAGATCTGGATCCACTGGCCGGGGCGGTAGCAGGCATACGAGGCGCGCACGTAGGGATTGCCCGGCCAGAAGGCACGCACGGGGGCCGCCGCGCTGCGGGCCGCGTTCAGGCCGGGGAAGACCCGCTCCATCTCGCCCAGCCAGCGATCCGTCTGGGTCTGGGCCGTGCCGGCGCCGATGTCCAGGCCGGGCTGCCCGCCCAGGTAGTTGGTCAGGGCGCCGCCCGCGCCCGGCGCGCCCCGGCTGCTCTCCCAGGTGTTCTGCCAGAACTGATCCGTGAAGACCTCGCCGCTGGAGCCGTACGTGTCGCGCCAGACGCGCCGGGTGAAGCCCGCGATCAGCTTGGCGTTGGTGCCGTAGCCCAGCTCCGCGATGGCCCGGCGCTTGACCGGCGGCAGCGCCAGGCCGCGCAGATCGACAGTCCGCAGCGTCGTGAAGGGCAGGGCGAACACGACGCGCGGGGCCACGACGTCCGTGCGGCGACCGCCCGCGTTCAGGGTCAGGGTGTAGCGGCCGTCGCGGCGCCCCGAGACGGCCTCCAGCCATGTTCCGTACTGGATGCCCCCGCCCACCACGCTCGCCAGTGCGGCGGGCACGCGGTCGTTGCCGCCCACGACGGCGTAGCGCTCGTCGCTCAGGCCGAACAGCTCGAACTGGCCGGGGCGCGTGCCCACGAGGTACAGGAAGTTCAGCGGGCTCTGCTCGCGGGTGTCCAGGCCGTACTCGATGGTGTAGGCCACGTCCAGCAGTTCCAGCAGCCAGCCGCTGGC
It encodes:
- a CDS encoding flavin monoamine oxidase family protein; translated protein: MPLPPADPRRIRSCGAPMTRTPLARALGQALGLARRAERAGVESADVLGQQEAAVSRRAVLRASAGAAAGLALAACGQTAPPLASALGGQGKPPADGSPVAIIGAGVAGLTVAYRLHQAGIPYRIYEASQRAGGRMQTLRGGFTKPVELGGEFIDTGHKHIRRLAGELGLGLVDLAQTDTGVIAQWYDFGGRRYSEREAVDAFRPLVKRIDDDLASLGAETVSYLNPDAGRRLDTISLHQYFLDIGASGWLLELLDVAYTIEYGLDTREQSPLNFLYLVGTRPGQFELFGLSDERYAVVGGNDRVPAALASVVGGGIQYGTWLEAVSGRRDGRYTLTLNAGGRRTDVVAPRVVFALPFTTLRTVDLRGLALPPVKRRAIAELGYGTNAKLIAGFTRRVWRDTYGSSGEVFTDQFWQNTWESSRGAPGAGGALTNYLGGQPGLDIGAGTAQTQTDRWLGEMERVFPGLNAARSAAAPVRAFWPGNPYVRASYACYRPGQWIQISGAEAEAVGGLHFCGEHTSIDAQGYMEGGVESGERVVRELLAAVAGRRVARLA